In Eriocheir sinensis breed Jianghai 21 chromosome 29, ASM2467909v1, whole genome shotgun sequence, a single genomic region encodes these proteins:
- the LOC127004963 gene encoding integrin beta-PS-like isoform X2 produces the protein MQGRGSVAVALAVLVCIVAGDNSRCEYDTCSKCISDASCIWCSNPNITSVAVKTGVTLPQCINKESPNIDKFKEACKDAIYDLPTEVEKEQPSPETLFSPQRVKLKMRAGESINISFNYEHRVNYPMDLYCLMDGSTSMSEFKTLLSSVTQELVAGLMDITQNVQLGFGMFVDKPTLPYTDMNSVAACRECQVDTYSFKNILPLTPDQTAFEEKVLSSPVSTNTDQPEGILEALMQVASCGSEVGWRPDALKVAVVFTDAAFHSAGHGRLAGIVQPNDRTCHLNGKGEYTHSLLQDYPSVGELSKVLKDNNLTTVFAATEDQVSLYQMLSGMLHSSSCSDMDTSSNIVKIIVDPVKDRIQTITLEPQTSMPGLTVDVYTRCKGGAVQKGNTCKEMLMGEKAEFTLDVKIEECPARDQQNVTLNFELVGHSQNLYLDLEMLCECRCEEGKDFIANADICMKQGDLRCGACECHPGFLGKNCQCREGDVNNPDIDETNCINPNATEAVVCSGQGKCECGQCVCNKRPDPDEVIEGFYCQCTNFHKDCRGNNGEICSGHGHCDCNECDCDAGWEGQNCSCSTDTENCKDTEGVVCSGHGNCICNRCECQADYEGKHCENCKFCDEKCEEYKPCVECLVFQTGTYGAACEDQCSSYTVTIISDMTKNYGHLCSSTDEEGCRFFYQVKENGTVKHVWAQDKKECPKVINPWIVVGGVLAGVVLVGLLLLIAWKVVTTIKDKREYEAFKTEKAKAAWTDVSMKVR, from the exons ATGCAGGGGAGAGGGTCTGTAGCTGTGGCACTAGCAGTGTTGGTGTGCATTGTAGCCGGTGACAATTCACGCTGTGAATATGACACCTGCTCCAAGTGTATCAGTGACGCCAGCTGCATCTGGTGCTCTAACCCG AATATCACATCAGTGGCAGTGAAGACTGGAGTAACTTTGCCCCAGTGCATCAACAAGGAATCCCCTAATATAGATAAATTCAAAGAAGCATGCAAAGATGCCATCTATGACCTCCCCACTGAGGTCGAGAAAGAACAGCCCTCACCTGAGACCCTGTTCAGTCCACAGCGAGTCAAACTGAAGATGAGGGCCG GAGAGTCCATCAACATTAGTTTCAATTATGAGCACCGGGTCAATTACCCCATGGACCTGTACTGCCTGATGGATGGCTCTACATCTATGTCAGAATTCAAGACTCTGCTTTCCAGTGTGACCCAAGAACTAGTGGCCGGCCTCATGGATATAACCCAAAATGTCCAGCTTGGCTTTGGCATGTTTGTAGACAAACCTACGCTGCCTTACACAGACATGAACAG TGTGGCAGCCTGTCGGGAGTGCCAAGTAGACACATACAGCTTCAAGAATATCCTCCCACTCACTCCTGACCAGACAGCCTTTGAG GAAAAGGTTTTATCATCTCCCGTCTCCACAAATACTGACCAACCTGAAGGCATTCTGGAGGCCCTGATGCAGGTGGCCTCATGCGGCTCAGAGGTGGGCTGGCGGCCAGACGCACTGAAGGTGGCAGTGGTGTTCACTGATGCTGCCTTCCATTCAGCAGGGCATGGCagg CTTGCAGGCATCGTCCAGCCCAATGACCGGACGTGCCACCTCAACGGGAAAGGAGAATACACTCACTCCCTGTTGCAGGACTACCCTTCTGTCGGTGAG CTCAGCAAGGTACTGAAAGACAATAACTTGACCACCGTTTTCGCTGCAACAGAGGATCAGGTGTCGCTCTACCAGATGCTGTCTGGTATGCTGCACAGCTCCTCCTGCAGTGACATGGACACGTCCTCTAATATTGTCAAAATCATCGTGGATCCTGTTAAA GACAGGATCCAAACCATCACCCTGGAGCCCCAGACGTCCATGCCAGGGCTCACAGTGGATGTGTATACTAGGTGCAAGGGCGGTGCAGTGCAAAAGGGAAACACCTGCAAAGAGATGCTCATGGGTGAAAAAGCAGAGTTCACCTTGGACGTCAAG ATTGAGGAATGTCCTGCTCGGGACCAACAGAATGTCACCTTGAATTTTGAACTTGTTGGCCATTCACAGAACTTATACCTGGACCTGGAGATGTTGTGCGAGTGCAGgtgtgaggaggggaag gaTTTTATTGCCAATGCAGATATTTGTATGAAGCAAGGAGACTTGAGGTGTGGTGCTTGTGAGTGCCATCCTGGCTTTTTGGGGAAGAACTGTCAGTGCAGGGAAGGAGATGTGAACAACCCAGACATTGATGAGACAAACTGTATCAACCCTAATGCTACAGAGGCTGTGGTGTGCAGTGGCCAGGGCAAGTGTGAATGTGGCCAGTGTGTGTGTAACAAGAGGCCAGACCCAGATGAG GTTATTGAAGGGTTCTACTGTCAGTGCACTAATTTCCACAAAGACTGTCGAGGGAATAATGGAGAAATCTGTTCTGGTCATGGACACTGCGACTGTAATGAATGTGACTGTGATGCAGGTTGGGAGGGGCAGAATTGTAGCTGCAGCACCGACACAGAAAACTGTAAAG ACACCGAGGGGGTAGTCTGCTCCGGCCATGGGAACTGTATATGCAACAGGTGTGAGTGTCAGGCCGACTATGAGGGGAAGCACTGTGAAAACTGCAAG TTTTGTGATGAAAAGTGTGAGGAGTACAAGCCCTGCGTCGAGTGTTTAGTGTTTCAGACGGGGACGTACGGGGCTGCATGCGAGGACCAGTGCTCCAGCTACACGGTCACCATCATTTCTGACATGACGA AGAACTATGGTCATCTGTGTTCCAGCACGGATGAAGAGGGTTGTAGATTTTTTTAccaagttaaagaaaatggaacagTCAAGCATGTGTGGGCTCAGGACAAGAAGGAGTGTCCCAAAGTAATCAATCCATGGA TCGTGGTGGGCGGAGTGCTGGCGGGTGTGGTGCTGGTGGGCCTCCTGTTGCTCATTGCCTGGAAGGTCGTCACCACCATTAAGGATAAACGGGAATATGAAGCTTTCAAAACTGAAAAGGCCAAGGCTGCCTGGACTGATGTAAGTATGAAAGTTAGGTAG
- the LOC127004964 gene encoding eukaryotic translation initiation factor 6-like, which translates to MAVRCQFEGSNEIGVFSKLTNAYCLVGIGASANFYSIFEDQLSETIPVVYTSIADCRIVGSMVAGNRHGLLVPNTTTDTELQHLRDHLPDKVKVQRIEERLSALGNVVVSNDYVALVHPDIDRETEEIIHDTLQVEVFRHTIANNVLVGSYAVLSNQGGLLHPATPTQEQDELSMLLQVPLVAGTVNRGSNSLAAGLLVNDWAAFCGMDTTATELNVIESIFKITDAPQAAASTTMRKALIDSMT; encoded by the exons ATGGCTGTTCGCTGTCAATTTGAAGGCTCTAATGAGATCGGGGTGTTCAGCAAGCTCACCAACGCCTACTGCTTGGTGGGGATCGGCGCCTCTGCTAATTTCTACAG CATCTTCGAAGACCAGCTGAGCGAGACCATCCCTGTGGTGTACACGTCCATCGCTGACTGCCGCATCGTGGGCTCCATGGTCGCAG GGAACCGTCATGGTCTGCTGGTTCCcaacacaaccacagacacagaACTGCAGCACCTGCGTGACCACCTGCCAGACAAGGTCAAGGTGCAGCGGATAGAAGAGCGGCTTTCAGCCCTCGGCAATGTGGTCGTGAGCAATGACTACGTGGCGCTGGTTCACCCCGACATTGACAGG GAAACGGAAGAGATCATCCACGACACCCTACAAGTGGAGGTTTTCCGTCACACCATTGCCAACAATGTTCTTGTGGGTTCATATGCAGTGCTGTCTAACCAGGGCGGCCTTTTGCACCCCGCCACCCCCACGCAGGAGCAGGATGAACTGTCCATGCTGCTGCAGGTGCCCCTGGTG GCTGGGACAGTAAACCGTGGAAGTAACTCCCTCGCAGCAGGTCTGTTAGTGAATGACTGGGCTGCCTTCTGTGGAATGGACACGACAGCCACTGAGCTAAATGTGATCGAGAGCATCTTCAAGATCACGGATGCTCCACAAGCTGCTGCATCCACCACCATGAGGAAGGCGCTTATTGACAG CATGACATAA
- the LOC127004963 gene encoding integrin beta-PS-like isoform X1, giving the protein MQGRGSVAVALAVLVCIVAGDNSRCEYDTCSKCISDASCIWCSNPNITSVAVKTGVTLPQCINKESPNIDKFKEACKDAIYDLPTEVEKEQPSPETLFSPQRVKLKMRAGESINISFNYEHRVNYPMDLYCLMDGSTSMSEFKTLLSSVTQELVAGLMDITQNVQLGFGMFVDKPTLPYTDMNSVAACRECQVDTYSFKNILPLTPDQTAFEEKVLSSPVSTNTDQPEGILEALMQVASCGSEVGWRPDALKVAVVFTDAAFHSAGHGRLAGIVQPNDRTCHLNGKGEYTHSLLQDYPSVGELSKVLKDNNLTTVFAATEDQVSLYQMLSGMLHSSSCSDMDTSSNIVKIIVDPVKDRIQTITLEPQTSMPGLTVDVYTRCKGGAVQKGNTCKEMLMGEKAEFTLDVKIEECPARDQQNVTLNFELVGHSQNLYLDLEMLCECRCEEGKDFIANADICMKQGDLRCGACECHPGFLGKNCQCREGDVNNPDIDETNCINPNATEAVVCSGQGKCECGQCVCNKRPDPDEVIEGFYCQCTNFHKDCRGNNGEICSGHGHCDCNECDCDAGWEGQNCSCSTDTENCKDTEGVVCSGHGNCICNRCECQADYEGKHCENCKFCDEKCEEYKPCVECLVFQTGTYGAACEDQCSSYTVTIISDMTKNYGHLCSSTDEEGCRFFYQVKENGTVKHVWAQDKKECPKVINPWIVVGGVLAGVVLVGLLLLIAWKVVTTIKDKREYEAFKTEKAKAAWTDNVSPLYRPAITDFQNPMFGASN; this is encoded by the exons ATGCAGGGGAGAGGGTCTGTAGCTGTGGCACTAGCAGTGTTGGTGTGCATTGTAGCCGGTGACAATTCACGCTGTGAATATGACACCTGCTCCAAGTGTATCAGTGACGCCAGCTGCATCTGGTGCTCTAACCCG AATATCACATCAGTGGCAGTGAAGACTGGAGTAACTTTGCCCCAGTGCATCAACAAGGAATCCCCTAATATAGATAAATTCAAAGAAGCATGCAAAGATGCCATCTATGACCTCCCCACTGAGGTCGAGAAAGAACAGCCCTCACCTGAGACCCTGTTCAGTCCACAGCGAGTCAAACTGAAGATGAGGGCCG GAGAGTCCATCAACATTAGTTTCAATTATGAGCACCGGGTCAATTACCCCATGGACCTGTACTGCCTGATGGATGGCTCTACATCTATGTCAGAATTCAAGACTCTGCTTTCCAGTGTGACCCAAGAACTAGTGGCCGGCCTCATGGATATAACCCAAAATGTCCAGCTTGGCTTTGGCATGTTTGTAGACAAACCTACGCTGCCTTACACAGACATGAACAG TGTGGCAGCCTGTCGGGAGTGCCAAGTAGACACATACAGCTTCAAGAATATCCTCCCACTCACTCCTGACCAGACAGCCTTTGAG GAAAAGGTTTTATCATCTCCCGTCTCCACAAATACTGACCAACCTGAAGGCATTCTGGAGGCCCTGATGCAGGTGGCCTCATGCGGCTCAGAGGTGGGCTGGCGGCCAGACGCACTGAAGGTGGCAGTGGTGTTCACTGATGCTGCCTTCCATTCAGCAGGGCATGGCagg CTTGCAGGCATCGTCCAGCCCAATGACCGGACGTGCCACCTCAACGGGAAAGGAGAATACACTCACTCCCTGTTGCAGGACTACCCTTCTGTCGGTGAG CTCAGCAAGGTACTGAAAGACAATAACTTGACCACCGTTTTCGCTGCAACAGAGGATCAGGTGTCGCTCTACCAGATGCTGTCTGGTATGCTGCACAGCTCCTCCTGCAGTGACATGGACACGTCCTCTAATATTGTCAAAATCATCGTGGATCCTGTTAAA GACAGGATCCAAACCATCACCCTGGAGCCCCAGACGTCCATGCCAGGGCTCACAGTGGATGTGTATACTAGGTGCAAGGGCGGTGCAGTGCAAAAGGGAAACACCTGCAAAGAGATGCTCATGGGTGAAAAAGCAGAGTTCACCTTGGACGTCAAG ATTGAGGAATGTCCTGCTCGGGACCAACAGAATGTCACCTTGAATTTTGAACTTGTTGGCCATTCACAGAACTTATACCTGGACCTGGAGATGTTGTGCGAGTGCAGgtgtgaggaggggaag gaTTTTATTGCCAATGCAGATATTTGTATGAAGCAAGGAGACTTGAGGTGTGGTGCTTGTGAGTGCCATCCTGGCTTTTTGGGGAAGAACTGTCAGTGCAGGGAAGGAGATGTGAACAACCCAGACATTGATGAGACAAACTGTATCAACCCTAATGCTACAGAGGCTGTGGTGTGCAGTGGCCAGGGCAAGTGTGAATGTGGCCAGTGTGTGTGTAACAAGAGGCCAGACCCAGATGAG GTTATTGAAGGGTTCTACTGTCAGTGCACTAATTTCCACAAAGACTGTCGAGGGAATAATGGAGAAATCTGTTCTGGTCATGGACACTGCGACTGTAATGAATGTGACTGTGATGCAGGTTGGGAGGGGCAGAATTGTAGCTGCAGCACCGACACAGAAAACTGTAAAG ACACCGAGGGGGTAGTCTGCTCCGGCCATGGGAACTGTATATGCAACAGGTGTGAGTGTCAGGCCGACTATGAGGGGAAGCACTGTGAAAACTGCAAG TTTTGTGATGAAAAGTGTGAGGAGTACAAGCCCTGCGTCGAGTGTTTAGTGTTTCAGACGGGGACGTACGGGGCTGCATGCGAGGACCAGTGCTCCAGCTACACGGTCACCATCATTTCTGACATGACGA AGAACTATGGTCATCTGTGTTCCAGCACGGATGAAGAGGGTTGTAGATTTTTTTAccaagttaaagaaaatggaacagTCAAGCATGTGTGGGCTCAGGACAAGAAGGAGTGTCCCAAAGTAATCAATCCATGGA TCGTGGTGGGCGGAGTGCTGGCGGGTGTGGTGCTGGTGGGCCTCCTGTTGCTCATTGCCTGGAAGGTCGTCACCACCATTAAGGATAAACGGGAATATGAAGCTTTCAAAACTGAAAAGGCCAAGGCTGCCTGGACTGAT AATGTGAGTCCGTTATACAGGCCAGCCATAACTGATTTTCAGAATCCTATGTTTGGAGCTAGTAATTAA